One Actinomyces respiraculi DNA window includes the following coding sequences:
- a CDS encoding prolyl oligopeptidase family serine peptidase, which yields MFAVIGDIDGDEHFRMRIYIAAANGVELVHDEAPVSPRVRAFGSGILWIRRDDSLRPNQLLWWRPGSSRPMVLSDEPDSTRRLELRSVTDDMAILASRGSGDTRHWIISGDDGSIPTRHPLTHRVSDADVAIWKQTVIVLNRPNRIVWGESQDHVLAEAPPGFSAEHLQPSGDALLVTGRANGRQTFWLPVHGPQAVWAAPPAGTMLPAFDSATEQLMFLASSPVHQPQMVTAKVGKKLPLEPTGRASTLCLDAESEDGAMIPITLFLPPGEQTHPLVVHVYGAYGISLEGPFDPFTDDLLARGVAIAYCHIRGGGELGPQWHRQAIGEYRYRTVDDLLACVARLRALPTITADRIIVTAASAGGMTAAAACLRQPTWLRGLHLVHPFIDPLATLTNPASNLASTDWAEYGDPRHNPSIRDLLQRLSPMARIQELPAQSHPLPRAWIRAAERDARADNDAIHRFSQHYRNASVSRHPGHVIQRITPGGHLAGDSTEATEDENTLAHAWMLDVLGAPYELNKPTETVKRSAPTTYAAPDTTRTGYPAEP from the coding sequence ATGTTTGCTGTCATCGGTGACATTGATGGTGACGAACACTTCCGCATGCGGATCTACATCGCTGCCGCGAACGGCGTCGAGCTCGTGCATGACGAAGCCCCCGTCTCACCTCGTGTGCGCGCCTTCGGAAGTGGGATTCTCTGGATACGCCGAGACGACTCCCTCAGACCAAACCAGTTACTCTGGTGGCGTCCGGGGAGCTCCCGGCCGATGGTCCTATCGGACGAGCCGGACTCCACTCGCCGCCTCGAACTTCGCAGCGTCACCGACGATATGGCGATCCTTGCCTCTCGCGGTTCAGGCGACACTCGGCATTGGATCATTTCTGGCGACGATGGCTCGATCCCGACCCGTCACCCGTTGACACACCGTGTTTCCGACGCGGACGTCGCCATCTGGAAGCAGACAGTAATTGTTCTCAATCGACCGAACAGGATCGTCTGGGGTGAGAGCCAAGATCACGTCTTGGCCGAGGCGCCGCCCGGGTTCTCCGCCGAACACCTCCAACCGTCAGGTGATGCACTCCTTGTCACCGGAAGGGCCAACGGGCGACAAACCTTCTGGCTGCCTGTTCACGGACCGCAAGCAGTATGGGCCGCACCTCCCGCAGGCACGATGCTCCCGGCCTTCGACTCGGCCACAGAGCAATTGATGTTCCTCGCATCATCACCCGTACATCAACCCCAGATGGTGACAGCGAAAGTGGGAAAGAAACTCCCCCTCGAGCCTACTGGGCGTGCCTCCACCCTGTGTCTGGATGCTGAAAGCGAAGACGGCGCGATGATCCCAATCACGCTCTTCCTCCCACCAGGAGAACAGACGCACCCCCTGGTCGTCCATGTGTATGGAGCCTACGGCATCAGCCTCGAAGGCCCCTTCGATCCATTCACTGACGACCTCCTGGCTCGCGGCGTGGCGATCGCCTATTGCCACATTCGGGGCGGAGGAGAGCTCGGCCCGCAGTGGCACCGGCAAGCTATAGGCGAATACCGATACCGTACAGTTGACGATTTACTCGCCTGCGTGGCCCGACTCCGTGCCCTACCCACCATCACTGCGGATCGCATCATCGTGACCGCCGCCAGTGCAGGCGGAATGACCGCAGCCGCCGCCTGCCTGCGTCAACCAACGTGGCTACGAGGCCTGCACCTCGTACATCCCTTCATTGACCCACTCGCAACCCTGACGAACCCCGCATCGAATCTGGCATCGACCGACTGGGCTGAGTACGGCGACCCCCGGCACAACCCCAGCATCCGGGATCTCCTACAACGGCTCTCACCCATGGCACGTATCCAGGAGCTTCCCGCACAGAGCCACCCACTGCCACGTGCCTGGATCCGCGCCGCGGAGCGCGACGCGAGAGCAGACAATGACGCCATCCATCGTTTCAGCCAGCATTATCGCAACGCTTCGGTCTCACGTCACCCCGGACACGTCATCCAACGAATCACCCCCGGCGGTCACCTCGCGGGAGACTCAACCGAAGCCACAGAAGATGAGAACACGCTCGCTCATGCCTGGATGCTCGATGTCCTCGGAGCACCGTACGAACTGAACAAACCCACAGAAACGGTTAAGCGGTCGGCCCCGACTACATACGCAGCGCCCGACACGACCCGAACCGGCTATCCAGCCGAGCCGTGA
- a CDS encoding transposase: protein MAAARLRTGSYFPGWLLERRKRAQPALITVVADAYLAGLHGARGQTRTGPGHQLAVEVAGLAHGIRARRASRLSFRNRPLGDAGPFTFAATDALTMKVGESGRVVSAVVLTAAAPTARPT, encoded by the coding sequence GTGGCTGCTGCCAGGCTGCGCACCGGCTCGTACTTCCCCGGCTGGCTGCTCGAGCGCCGCAAACGGGCGCAGCCGGCGCTGATCACGGTGGTTGCCGACGCCTACCTGGCCGGTCTCCACGGGGCGCGTGGACAAACTCGTACAGGCCCTGGACATCAGCTCGCTGTCGAAGTCGCAGGTCTCGCGCATGGCATCCGGGCTCGACGAGCAAGTCGTCTCTCCTTCCGCAACCGGCCTTTGGGCGACGCCGGCCCGTTCACCTTCGCGGCGACCGACGCCCTGACCATGAAGGTAGGTGAGAGCGGTCGCGTGGTCAGCGCGGTGGTCCTGACTGCTGCCGCGCCCACTGCGCGGCCAACCTGA
- a CDS encoding ROK family transcriptional regulator has protein sequence MEGAGRSLGARALLSLICAGPMSRAELGRRLGLSAATTTRTVRPLIEASLVEEGPPAQAGGPGRPTRLLAVVPTSATVVGIKLTDDRLYAVLTDALGQVLAGASRPLTVTDPHSVTTLIASVVTRLARRSDRRPDAIGIALGAAVVERRTVVVASFLGWRDVPLADMVGEATSLPCVVANDVRAFAYAESWYGTGHGHDPFALVTFGAGIGCGIAVGGEVVSGARGAAGSVGHLPVAPSGPSCEIGHAGCARALASTAAILRAAAEHLGCEPEELSVERLLSPQLREHPGIDEVLRRAALAAGRVVGSLIAYVDPELVVVSGEGVAVLEAYRETFEEEIAGLRHWTAAPVPVLLRPFEFDEWARGAAALALERWALVAGDR, from the coding sequence ATGGAAGGTGCGGGACGCAGCCTGGGTGCCAGGGCACTGCTGTCGCTGATCTGCGCCGGTCCCATGAGCCGCGCCGAGCTCGGCAGGCGCCTGGGCCTGTCCGCGGCGACGACGACGCGCACGGTACGTCCGCTCATCGAGGCCTCCCTCGTCGAGGAGGGGCCCCCGGCGCAGGCCGGCGGGCCGGGACGCCCCACCCGTCTGCTCGCCGTCGTCCCCACCAGCGCCACCGTTGTCGGCATCAAGCTCACCGACGACCGCCTCTACGCCGTCCTCACCGACGCGCTGGGCCAGGTGCTCGCCGGCGCGTCCCGGCCATTGACGGTGACCGACCCTCACTCCGTGACCACCCTCATCGCCTCGGTGGTCACGCGGCTGGCCCGGCGCAGCGACCGACGGCCCGACGCGATCGGGATCGCTCTGGGCGCGGCCGTCGTCGAGCGGCGCACCGTGGTGGTCGCCAGCTTCCTGGGATGGCGCGACGTGCCCTTGGCCGACATGGTCGGCGAGGCCACCTCGCTGCCCTGCGTCGTGGCCAACGATGTGCGCGCCTTCGCCTACGCCGAGTCCTGGTACGGGACCGGACACGGGCACGACCCCTTCGCCCTGGTCACCTTCGGGGCGGGCATCGGCTGCGGGATCGCGGTGGGCGGCGAGGTCGTCTCCGGGGCCAGGGGCGCGGCCGGCAGCGTCGGGCACCTTCCGGTAGCGCCCTCGGGCCCGAGCTGTGAGATCGGGCACGCGGGCTGCGCCCGCGCCCTGGCCTCAACCGCCGCAATCCTCCGGGCCGCCGCCGAGCACCTGGGTTGCGAGCCGGAGGAGCTGAGCGTCGAGCGGCTTCTGAGCCCGCAACTGCGTGAGCACCCGGGTATCGACGAGGTCCTGCGGCGCGCCGCGCTGGCGGCGGGACGGGTCGTGGGGTCCCTCATCGCCTATGTCGACCCCGAGCTCGTCGTCGTCTCCGGGGAGGGGGTCGCCGTGCTGGAGGCCTATCGCGAGACCTTCGAGGAGGAGATCGCCGGCCTGCGGCACTGGACCGCGGCACCGGTGCCGGTCCTGCTGCGTCCCTTCGAGTTCGACGAGTGGGCGCGGGGCGCTGCCGCCCTGGCGCTCGAGCGCTGGGCACTGGTGGCGGGCGATCGGTAG